The following proteins are encoded in a genomic region of Xanthomonas citri pv. mangiferaeindicae:
- a CDS encoding outer membrane receptor protein (Fep; Cbt; Cbr; FeuB; FepA; PfeA; IroN; BfeA; outer membrane receptor of ferric enterobactin and colicins B and D; interacts with the TonB-ExbBD complex which catalyzes the translocation of the siderophore to the periplasmic space): MPVRSRPLLRPALLTSAIAALLPLTALSQTPGDATTLDTVRVTAEQIARQALGASTVLADDIERQPPRNDIAEFLRTLPGVNLTGNSTSGQRGNNRQIDIRGMGPENTLILVDGIPVSSRNSVRYGWRGERDSRGDTGWVPPEQIERIEVLRGPAAARYGSGAAGGVVNIVTRAPGPQFGGSLSVYGLVPTHGVDGGSQRAGLQISGPLTDRLSFRLSGSAGKAESDDFAINRDHASARSGSNAGTFPAGREGVRNRNAAAKLLWDVLPGHRIDVGAGFSRQGNLYAGDTQNTNRNPEVLKWIDAETNRLYRRTFDVSHRGEYGQATRSLAYAAVEKTRNTRLLEGLAGGTEGIFIVDGGFGDIDLRTLTLHGEVNHTMTGDSVDHVLTVGAEWVDSRLEDNASGLKDRNPQPNVPVPPTQWSGRTDARIASVFVEDNVYIGDALTVTPTLRYDHHDQLGGNLSPAVSAAFAFLPSWTLRAGIARAYKAPNLYQSNAGYSLYSAGIGCWGGGGPCFLVGNDALDAETSVNKEVGVQFADGRVQAGLTWFRNDYRDKVEAGHVAIDRVGNVDVFRWDNIPKAVIEGLEGSVELPLADTLRWNTNVTWMLESKNRSTGDALSTIPEYTVNTALDWRASARLSLLAKATFYGEQVPQRLDYQGRPVTGSAADRMPPYALVGLSGRYRITDRVSVTLGVDNLLDKRIFRRGNASGVNLGTPNEIQGAGAYTYNEPGRAWFVSTNIGF; this comes from the coding sequence ATGCCCGTTCGCTCCCGCCCGCTCCTCCGTCCCGCCCTGTTGACCAGCGCCATCGCCGCGCTGCTGCCGCTCACGGCACTGTCCCAGACGCCGGGGGACGCAACGACGCTCGACACCGTGCGGGTCACCGCCGAGCAGATCGCACGCCAGGCGCTGGGCGCGTCCACCGTGCTTGCCGACGACATCGAGCGCCAGCCGCCGCGCAACGACATCGCCGAGTTCCTGCGCACGTTGCCGGGCGTCAATCTGACCGGCAATTCGACCAGCGGCCAGCGCGGCAACAACCGCCAGATCGACATCCGCGGCATGGGTCCGGAGAACACCCTGATCCTCGTCGACGGCATCCCCGTCTCGAGCCGCAACTCGGTGCGTTACGGCTGGCGCGGCGAGCGCGACTCGCGCGGCGACACCGGCTGGGTGCCGCCCGAGCAGATCGAGCGCATCGAAGTGCTGCGCGGTCCGGCGGCTGCGCGCTACGGCAGCGGCGCGGCCGGCGGTGTGGTCAACATCGTCACCCGTGCGCCGGGCCCGCAGTTCGGCGGCTCGCTGAGCGTCTACGGGCTGGTGCCCACCCACGGTGTCGACGGCGGCAGCCAGCGCGCCGGCCTGCAGATAAGCGGGCCCCTGACCGATCGGCTCTCGTTCCGCCTGTCGGGCAGCGCCGGCAAGGCCGAATCCGACGACTTCGCCATCAACCGCGATCATGCCTCGGCACGCAGCGGCAGCAATGCCGGCACCTTTCCTGCCGGACGCGAGGGTGTGCGCAACCGCAACGCTGCGGCCAAGCTGCTTTGGGACGTGTTGCCCGGCCACCGGATCGACGTGGGCGCGGGGTTCAGCCGCCAGGGCAATCTCTATGCCGGCGATACCCAGAACACCAACCGCAATCCCGAAGTGCTCAAGTGGATCGATGCGGAGACCAACCGGCTCTACCGCCGGACGTTCGACGTCAGCCATCGCGGCGAATACGGCCAGGCCACCCGCTCACTGGCCTACGCCGCCGTCGAGAAGACCCGCAACACCCGCCTGCTCGAAGGCCTGGCCGGTGGCACCGAGGGCATCTTCATCGTTGACGGCGGGTTCGGCGACATCGACCTGCGCACGCTCACCCTGCATGGCGAAGTCAACCACACGATGACCGGCGACAGCGTCGACCACGTGCTGACGGTCGGCGCCGAGTGGGTCGACAGCCGACTCGAGGACAACGCCTCCGGCCTGAAGGACCGCAATCCGCAGCCGAACGTACCGGTGCCGCCGACCCAATGGAGCGGCCGCACCGATGCGCGCATCGCCTCGGTGTTCGTCGAGGACAATGTCTACATCGGTGACGCGCTGACCGTGACCCCGACGCTGCGCTACGACCACCATGACCAGTTGGGCGGCAACCTCAGCCCGGCGGTCAGCGCCGCGTTCGCGTTCCTGCCATCCTGGACGCTGCGCGCCGGCATCGCCCGCGCCTACAAGGCGCCCAACCTCTATCAGAGCAACGCCGGCTACTCGCTCTACAGCGCGGGCATCGGCTGCTGGGGAGGTGGCGGTCCGTGCTTCCTGGTCGGCAACGATGCACTCGACGCCGAGACCAGCGTCAACAAGGAAGTGGGCGTGCAGTTCGCCGACGGCCGCGTGCAGGCCGGCCTGACCTGGTTCCGCAACGACTACCGCGACAAGGTCGAGGCCGGCCACGTCGCGATCGATCGCGTCGGCAACGTCGACGTGTTCCGCTGGGACAACATTCCCAAGGCGGTGATCGAGGGCCTGGAGGGCAGCGTGGAGCTGCCGCTGGCGGACACGTTGCGCTGGAACACCAATGTGACCTGGATGCTCGAGTCCAAGAACCGAAGCACCGGCGACGCGCTGTCGACGATTCCCGAGTACACGGTCAACACCGCATTGGACTGGCGCGCCAGCGCGCGCCTGTCGCTGTTGGCCAAGGCGACGTTCTATGGCGAGCAGGTGCCGCAGCGCCTCGACTACCAGGGCCGCCCGGTCACCGGCAGCGCCGCCGACCGCATGCCGCCCTACGCACTCGTGGGCCTGAGCGGGCGCTACCGCATCACCGATCGGGTCAGCGTCACGCTGGGCGTCGACAACCTGCTCGACAAGCGCATCTTCCGCCGCGGCAACGCCTCTGGCGTCAATCTCGGCACACCCAACGAGATCCAGGGGGCCGGCGCCTACACCTATAACGAACCTGGACGCGCCTGGTTCGTCAGCACCAACATCGGGTTCTGA
- a CDS encoding ATP-binding protein, with product MTTSPSRRLRLAALALALSAVTGLAGAQVFSQPDTDFKGNVRAASQVVLPGSEVELNGSGFKPGQQVTLQRGETVLNAQPFVADAQGAFKGRVAIPADAAVGVHPVVVRTSGPDAASILELKVSQQLPVSGEARFDVRSAKLAPGLYQVAYSAKNDALFVTSAVGRPPVTVSALQKVDPQSLQVVASATPGAAPAGGVFAVYGVGVDDANGNVWVTNTRQDTVAVYRQSDLSLVKQFPVGAVPHARDVVVDTQRGRVYATASGENFISVFDAKRLTQLDNIVIESGVRGESFAPTSLDLDIATGKLYTASMSTPEAAVIDTANNTVDKVVPLVNARSAIGVAWNPVGQRLLVVSQGSDNLLIVDPQTGTIDHDVYVGAGALNVSYEPSQRLAYVVNRGADTITVVDDNGQVVANFDGGSFPNHVSKGADGVVYSVNKARGAEDPKGDHIRRIAPKAR from the coding sequence ATGACAACCTCGCCTTCCCGCCGCCTGCGGCTGGCCGCCCTCGCCCTTGCACTTTCGGCCGTGACCGGCCTCGCCGGCGCCCAGGTGTTCAGCCAGCCCGATACCGACTTCAAGGGCAACGTCCGCGCCGCCAGCCAGGTCGTGCTGCCGGGCAGCGAGGTCGAGCTCAACGGCAGCGGCTTCAAGCCCGGCCAGCAGGTCACGCTGCAGCGCGGCGAGACCGTCCTCAACGCGCAGCCGTTCGTCGCCGACGCCCAGGGCGCCTTCAAGGGCCGGGTCGCGATTCCAGCCGATGCCGCCGTCGGCGTGCACCCGGTAGTCGTGCGCACCAGCGGCCCGGACGCGGCCTCGATCCTCGAGCTGAAGGTCTCGCAGCAGTTGCCGGTGTCGGGTGAAGCGCGCTTCGACGTGCGCAGCGCCAAGCTCGCGCCGGGCCTGTACCAGGTGGCCTACAGCGCGAAGAACGACGCCCTGTTCGTGACCAGCGCAGTCGGCCGCCCGCCGGTCACGGTGTCGGCGCTGCAGAAGGTCGACCCGCAGTCGCTGCAAGTCGTGGCGAGCGCCACGCCCGGCGCGGCACCGGCCGGCGGCGTCTTCGCCGTGTACGGCGTCGGCGTCGACGATGCCAACGGCAACGTCTGGGTCACCAACACCCGCCAGGACACGGTCGCCGTCTACCGCCAGTCCGACCTGTCGCTGGTCAAGCAGTTCCCGGTCGGCGCCGTACCGCACGCGCGCGACGTCGTCGTCGACACGCAGCGTGGCCGCGTCTACGCCACGGCATCGGGCGAGAACTTCATCTCGGTGTTCGACGCCAAGCGCCTGACCCAGCTCGACAACATCGTCATCGAGTCCGGCGTGCGCGGCGAATCCTTCGCGCCGACCAGCCTCGATCTGGACATCGCGACCGGCAAGCTCTACACCGCGAGCATGTCCACGCCGGAAGCTGCGGTCATCGATACCGCCAACAACACCGTGGACAAGGTGGTCCCGCTGGTCAATGCCCGCAGCGCGATCGGCGTGGCCTGGAATCCGGTCGGCCAGCGCCTGCTGGTGGTGTCGCAGGGCAGCGACAACCTGCTCATCGTCGACCCGCAGACCGGCACGATCGACCATGACGTCTACGTCGGCGCCGGCGCGTTGAACGTGTCCTACGAGCCGAGCCAGCGCCTGGCCTACGTCGTCAATCGCGGCGCCGACACGATCACCGTGGTCGACGACAACGGCCAGGTCGTGGCGAACTTCGACGGCGGCAGCTTCCCCAACCACGTCAGCAAGGGCGCCGACGGCGTCGTCTACTCGGTGAACAAGGCGCGCGGCGCCGAAGACCCCAAGGGCGACCACATCCGCCGGATCGCGCCCAAGGCTCGCTGA
- a CDS encoding hemin ABC transporter substrate-binding protein encodes MVQRVTIRHAALLAASLACALAGCARNGDDGAASPQAATDVADTALPDGWRRVAGTDIPQVPRSTQDLPATVRSDDGVEVTITDTSRTIVGNDDIVMVMDALGLSDQVFAAPVNSVTETGRKAPHHFLFNRTTGIEGVLSLDGTLFVGNSLRRHGKLAQPLRDAGHAMIIVDELQPAPDKVRKIAAAFGHADEGEHLAARVQAQLDEAAGIAARHTRRPRVIHVSATGGGGAPTVGGADTAAAEVIRLAGGINVGDEARVANYSQLSNEGIIAADPDVILVSEDDLRVFGGPDGLWKAYPTLRQTPAGIANRVWVMPDLQLKATSVASGTGALALATALAELAAELDAQPGA; translated from the coding sequence ATGGTCCAGCGCGTCACGATCCGCCATGCGGCCCTGCTCGCCGCCAGTCTGGCCTGTGCCCTCGCAGGCTGCGCCCGCAACGGCGACGACGGCGCCGCCTCCCCGCAGGCCGCCACCGACGTCGCGGACACGGCACTGCCCGACGGCTGGCGCCGCGTCGCCGGCACCGACATTCCGCAGGTGCCGCGTTCGACCCAGGACCTGCCGGCGACCGTTCGCTCCGACGACGGCGTCGAGGTCACCATCACCGACACCAGCCGCACGATCGTCGGCAACGACGACATCGTCATGGTCATGGACGCGCTCGGCCTGTCGGACCAGGTGTTCGCCGCGCCGGTCAACAGCGTCACCGAAACCGGGCGCAAGGCGCCGCACCATTTCCTGTTCAACCGCACCACCGGCATCGAGGGCGTGCTGAGCCTCGACGGCACCTTGTTCGTCGGCAACAGCCTGCGCCGGCACGGCAAGCTCGCCCAGCCGCTGCGCGATGCCGGCCACGCGATGATCATCGTCGACGAACTGCAGCCGGCGCCGGACAAGGTCCGCAAGATCGCCGCCGCATTCGGCCATGCCGATGAGGGCGAACACCTGGCCGCGCGCGTGCAGGCCCAGCTCGACGAGGCCGCCGGCATCGCCGCGCGCCACACCCGCCGCCCGCGGGTGATCCATGTCTCGGCCACCGGCGGCGGGGGCGCGCCCACTGTCGGTGGCGCCGACACGGCGGCGGCCGAAGTCATCCGCCTGGCCGGCGGCATCAACGTCGGCGATGAGGCCCGCGTGGCCAACTACTCGCAGCTGAGCAACGAAGGCATCATCGCCGCCGACCCGGACGTGATCCTGGTCAGCGAGGACGACCTGCGCGTGTTCGGCGGACCCGACGGCCTGTGGAAGGCCTACCCGACCCTGCGGCAGACGCCGGCGGGCATCGCCAACCGCGTCTGGGTGATGCCCGACCTGCAGCTCAAGGCGACCAGCGTCGCCAGCGGCACCGGCGCGCTGGCGTTGGCGACCGCGCTGGCCGAACTGGCCGCCGAGCTCGACGCCCAGCCCGGCGCATGA
- a CDS encoding ABC transporter permease yields the protein MSAEGRATPRRTGQVRRPPGGLLFVGMLALLALVIVLSFGVGPLRIPPGDVMHVIAHQLGLADAGTLTQRDISVVWNLRVPRALLAVIVGASLAMAGAGLQGLFGNPLADPGIVGVTHGAALGAVAAIVLGATVFGAWTIPVAAFVGGAATTTLIYLLARPDRGGGTATLLLVGIAIAAGCSAAIGFFTYIARSDELQSLVFWQMGSLAMADWGDLLAAVPAFAIGAIALTRLATPLDMLALGERQAQHIGLDVRRTRALLVAVCALLVGSAVAFAGVVGFVGLVVPHFVRLLAGPGHRWLLPLSGATGGLLVVLADTAARSLDPPSEIPLGLFSAALGAPFFLWLVLRGRKRGGA from the coding sequence ATGAGTGCCGAGGGCCGCGCGACGCCGCGGCGCACCGGCCAGGTCAGGCGGCCGCCCGGCGGCCTGTTGTTCGTCGGCATGCTCGCGCTGCTGGCGCTGGTGATCGTGCTGTCGTTCGGTGTCGGCCCGCTGCGGATCCCGCCGGGCGATGTGATGCACGTGATCGCCCACCAGTTGGGCCTGGCCGATGCCGGCACATTGACCCAACGCGACATCTCGGTGGTCTGGAACCTGCGCGTGCCGCGCGCGCTGCTGGCAGTCATTGTCGGCGCCTCGCTGGCCATGGCCGGTGCGGGCCTGCAGGGCCTGTTCGGCAACCCGCTGGCCGACCCGGGCATCGTGGGCGTGACCCACGGCGCGGCGCTCGGCGCAGTGGCGGCAATCGTGCTCGGCGCCACCGTGTTCGGCGCCTGGACGATTCCGGTCGCCGCATTCGTCGGCGGCGCGGCGACGACCACGTTGATCTATCTGCTCGCCCGCCCCGATCGCGGCGGCGGCACCGCGACGTTGCTGCTGGTGGGCATCGCGATCGCCGCGGGCTGCTCGGCGGCGATCGGGTTCTTCACCTATATCGCGCGCAGCGACGAACTGCAGTCGCTGGTGTTCTGGCAGATGGGTTCGCTGGCGATGGCCGACTGGGGCGACCTGCTGGCCGCGGTGCCGGCGTTTGCGATCGGCGCGATCGCACTGACGCGCCTGGCGACGCCGCTGGACATGCTCGCGCTGGGCGAACGCCAGGCCCAGCACATCGGCCTGGACGTGCGTCGCACGCGCGCACTGCTGGTCGCGGTCTGCGCGCTGCTGGTCGGCTCGGCGGTCGCATTCGCCGGCGTGGTCGGCTTCGTCGGTCTGGTCGTGCCGCATTTCGTGCGCCTGCTCGCCGGCCCCGGCCATCGCTGGTTGCTGCCGTTGTCGGGCGCGACCGGCGGCCTGCTGGTGGTGCTGGCCGATACCGCCGCACGCAGCCTCGATCCGCCGTCGGAAATCCCGCTAGGCCTGTTCTCCGCCGCGCTCGGCGCGCCGTTCTTCCTGTGGCTGGTACTGCGCGGCCGCAAGCGGGGCGGCGCGTGA
- a CDS encoding heme ABC transporter ATP-binding protein produces MLAIERASVRIDGRAILDDVDLRFARGTLTALVGPNGAGKSTLLAVASGDLVPATGHVRFAGAPLRDWKARALARERSVLPQDHAVRFAFSVREVVAMGRLPHPPAPAQDTRIAEAAMATADIVHLAGRDVQTLSGGEASRTAFARVLAQTTPVVFLDEPTAALDLQHQEAVLRTARQLADDGACVIVVLHDLNLAAGHADRIVMLQHGRVAADGSPREVLTRETIERVYRQPVLVLEHPTRGVPLVVSDDPR; encoded by the coding sequence GTGTTGGCGATCGAGCGCGCGAGCGTGCGCATCGACGGCCGCGCGATCCTCGACGACGTCGATCTGCGCTTCGCGCGCGGCACGCTGACCGCGCTCGTCGGCCCCAATGGCGCCGGCAAGTCGACCCTGCTGGCCGTGGCCTCCGGCGACCTGGTTCCGGCAACGGGCCACGTCCGGTTCGCGGGCGCACCGCTGCGCGACTGGAAGGCACGCGCGCTGGCGCGCGAGCGCAGCGTGCTGCCGCAGGACCACGCGGTGCGCTTCGCCTTCAGCGTGCGCGAGGTCGTCGCGATGGGCCGTCTGCCGCACCCGCCGGCCCCGGCGCAGGACACCCGCATCGCCGAGGCGGCGATGGCGACGGCCGATATCGTCCACCTCGCCGGCCGTGACGTGCAGACACTCTCGGGCGGCGAAGCCTCGCGTACCGCATTCGCGCGCGTCCTCGCGCAGACCACGCCGGTGGTGTTCCTGGACGAGCCCACCGCCGCACTCGACCTGCAGCATCAGGAGGCGGTGCTACGGACCGCCCGTCAGTTGGCCGACGACGGCGCCTGCGTGATCGTCGTGCTGCACGACCTCAACCTCGCCGCCGGTCATGCCGACCGCATCGTCATGCTGCAGCACGGCCGCGTCGCCGCCGATGGCAGCCCGCGCGAGGTGCTGACCCGCGAGACCATCGAGCGGGTGTACCGGCAGCCGGTGCTGGTGCTCGAGCACCCGACCCGCGGCGTGCCGCTGGTGGTCAGCGACGATCCCAGATGA
- a CDS encoding 5-(carboxyamino)imidazole ribonucleotide synthase: MTTVGILGGGQLARMLALAGHPLGLNFLVLDGAADACAGQCAPLLLGDYADPAALADLAARVDVATFDFENVPADGARRLAADVPVFPNPDALALSQDRLAEKTLFRELGIPVPDFADIVTRADLDAAVARLGMPCILKTRRLGYDGKGQFRIRETADIDAAWDALGAQAQATGLILEGFVAFERELSVVAVRGRDGTFRTWPLTENRHVDGVLSTSLAPAVADAETVRTATAHARAIAERLDYVGVFALELFCRGDELLANELAPRVHNSGHWTIEGAETSQFENHLRAVLGLPLGETAPRGVSCMLNWLGAMPDAAAALAVPGVHWHDYGKQPREGRKVGHATVRADDTQTLAQRLTTLGEALGRQSQVAPVVARLGAPTAV; the protein is encoded by the coding sequence ATGACGACGGTCGGGATTCTGGGCGGCGGCCAGTTGGCGCGCATGCTGGCCTTGGCGGGTCATCCGTTGGGACTGAATTTCCTCGTGCTCGACGGCGCCGCCGACGCCTGCGCTGGCCAATGTGCACCGCTGCTGCTGGGCGACTACGCCGATCCGGCAGCATTGGCCGATCTGGCCGCGCGGGTGGACGTGGCGACGTTCGATTTCGAGAACGTGCCCGCCGACGGCGCGCGCCGGCTCGCCGCCGACGTGCCGGTGTTTCCCAATCCCGATGCGCTGGCGCTGAGCCAGGACCGGTTGGCCGAGAAGACGCTGTTTCGCGAGCTCGGCATCCCAGTGCCGGATTTCGCCGATATCGTCACCCGCGCCGATCTCGACGCCGCGGTCGCGCGCCTGGGCATGCCCTGCATCCTCAAGACGCGGCGGTTGGGCTACGACGGCAAGGGCCAGTTCCGGATCCGCGAGACGGCCGACATCGACGCCGCCTGGGACGCGCTCGGCGCGCAGGCGCAGGCGACCGGCCTGATTCTCGAGGGCTTCGTCGCGTTCGAGCGCGAGCTCAGCGTGGTCGCGGTACGCGGGCGCGACGGCACGTTCCGCACCTGGCCGCTGACCGAGAACCGCCACGTCGATGGCGTGCTGTCGACCAGCCTGGCGCCGGCGGTTGCCGATGCGGAGACGGTGCGCACCGCGACCGCGCATGCGCGCGCGATCGCCGAGCGGCTGGACTACGTCGGCGTGTTCGCGCTGGAACTGTTCTGCCGCGGCGACGAGCTGCTCGCCAACGAGCTCGCGCCGCGTGTGCACAACTCCGGGCACTGGACGATCGAAGGCGCCGAGACCTCGCAGTTCGAGAACCACCTGCGCGCCGTGCTCGGCCTGCCGCTGGGCGAGACCGCGCCGCGTGGCGTGTCGTGCATGCTCAACTGGCTCGGTGCGATGCCCGACGCCGCCGCCGCGCTGGCCGTGCCCGGCGTGCACTGGCACGACTACGGCAAGCAGCCGCGCGAGGGCCGCAAGGTCGGCCATGCGACCGTCCGCGCCGACGATACGCAGACGCTGGCCCAGCGCCTGACGACCCTGGGCGAGGCGCTGGGCCGGCAATCGCAAGTCGCGCCGGTCGTCGCGCGGCTGGGCGCTCCCACCGCCGTGTGA
- a CDS encoding 5-(carboxyamino)imidazole ribonucleotide mutase, which produces MGSRSDWETMQHAAQKLEQLGVPHEVRVVSAHRTPDVLFDYAASARTRGLRAIIAGAGGAAHLPGMLAAKTAVPVLGVPVQSKAFNGLDSLLSIVQMPAGVPVATFAIGNAGAANAALFAAAMLAADDAAVAHALDAFRQRQTEEVAANDDPRR; this is translated from the coding sequence ATGGGCTCGCGCTCGGACTGGGAGACGATGCAGCACGCCGCGCAGAAACTCGAGCAGCTCGGCGTGCCGCACGAGGTCCGCGTCGTCTCCGCGCATCGCACGCCGGATGTGCTGTTCGACTACGCGGCGTCGGCGCGCACGCGCGGCCTGCGCGCGATCATTGCCGGCGCCGGCGGCGCTGCGCACCTGCCGGGCATGCTGGCCGCCAAGACCGCGGTGCCGGTGCTCGGGGTTCCGGTGCAGTCCAAGGCCTTCAACGGGCTCGATTCATTGCTGTCGATCGTGCAGATGCCGGCCGGGGTCCCGGTCGCGACGTTCGCGATCGGCAATGCCGGCGCGGCCAACGCCGCGCTGTTCGCCGCGGCGATGCTGGCCGCCGACGACGCGGCGGTCGCGCACGCGTTGGACGCCTTCCGGCAGCGGCAGACCGAAGAGGTCGCCGCCAATGACGATCCGCGTCGATGA
- a CDS encoding nicotinate-nucleotide diphosphorylase (carboxylating): MTQRPAPPRLAPPDPDAVAANVAAALAEDLGTGDVTAALLPDRAATANLLCKQDAVICGRPWFDACHRALDPDVRIDWHVAEGDRVTAGTVLATLAGRSRALVSAERTSLNFLQTLSATATATAQHVAALAGTGTRLLDTRKTLPGLRLAQKYAVRTGGGDNHRLGLYDTVMLKENHIRAAGGIAAAIADAQTRAPGLPLVVEVETLDELREALAAGCTRILIDDFDAAMRREAVAIAHAAPFEGRIPLEVSGSVDLEALRSIAADGVDYVSIGALTKHVQAIDLSLKLRDV, translated from the coding sequence ATGACCCAACGCCCAGCCCCGCCTCGCCTCGCCCCGCCAGACCCGGACGCAGTCGCCGCCAACGTCGCGGCGGCGCTGGCCGAGGATCTGGGCACGGGCGATGTGACCGCGGCCCTGCTGCCCGACCGCGCGGCCACCGCCAACTTGCTGTGCAAGCAGGACGCGGTGATCTGCGGCCGGCCGTGGTTCGACGCCTGCCATCGCGCGCTCGACCCGGACGTGCGGATCGACTGGCACGTCGCCGAGGGCGACCGCGTCACCGCCGGCACCGTGCTCGCCACACTCGCCGGACGCAGCCGCGCACTGGTCTCCGCCGAGCGCACTTCGCTGAACTTCCTGCAGACCTTGAGTGCGACGGCCACCGCCACCGCGCAGCATGTCGCCGCGCTGGCCGGCACCGGCACGCGCCTGCTCGACACCCGCAAGACGCTGCCGGGCCTGCGCCTGGCGCAGAAGTACGCGGTGCGCACGGGCGGCGGCGACAACCACCGCCTCGGGCTCTACGACACGGTGATGCTCAAGGAGAACCACATCCGCGCTGCCGGCGGCATCGCCGCCGCGATCGCCGATGCCCAGACCCGGGCCCCCGGCCTGCCGCTGGTGGTCGAGGTGGAAACGCTTGACGAACTGCGCGAGGCGCTCGCCGCCGGCTGCACGCGCATCCTGATCGACGACTTCGACGCGGCGATGCGGCGCGAGGCCGTCGCCATCGCGCACGCCGCGCCATTCGAGGGCCGCATCCCGCTGGAGGTATCGGGCAGCGTCGACCTCGAGGCCCTGCGCTCGATCGCCGCCGACGGCGTCGACTATGTCTCGATCGGTGCCCTGACCAAGCATGTGCAGGCGATCGATCTGTCGCTCAAGCTACGGGACGTCTGA
- a CDS encoding stringent starvation protein A, translated as MRNVLTLFSSVDDVLCHRARLVLAAKGVTYDMVVVDPRNPSEDLIDLNPYHSVPTLVERELVLYAASVVSEYLDERYPHPPLMPVDPLSRARLRLAMLRIEHDWVPQVQAIQMGNKAQAEAGRKRLKELLTASVPLFKASKFFLNPEMSLADCAMAPIVWRLQALEIPLPKDGVKAIEDYGNRIFRSPGFVRSLTPQERALRPLPE; from the coding sequence ATGCGAAACGTGTTGACACTGTTTTCCTCGGTCGATGATGTGCTGTGCCATCGGGCGCGGCTGGTGCTCGCGGCCAAGGGCGTCACCTACGACATGGTCGTGGTCGACCCGCGCAACCCGTCCGAGGACCTGATCGACCTCAATCCCTACCACTCGGTGCCGACCCTGGTCGAGCGCGAGCTGGTGCTCTACGCGGCCAGCGTGGTCAGCGAGTACCTCGACGAGCGCTACCCGCATCCGCCGCTGATGCCGGTCGATCCGCTGTCGCGCGCGCGGCTGCGCCTGGCCATGCTGCGCATCGAGCACGACTGGGTGCCGCAGGTGCAGGCCATCCAGATGGGCAACAAGGCCCAGGCCGAAGCCGGCCGCAAGCGGCTCAAGGAACTGCTGACCGCCTCGGTGCCGCTGTTCAAGGCCAGCAAGTTCTTCCTCAATCCCGAAATGAGCCTGGCCGACTGCGCGATGGCGCCGATCGTCTGGCGTCTGCAGGCGCTGGAAATCCCGCTGCCCAAGGATGGCGTCAAGGCGATCGAGGACTACGGCAACCGTATCTTCCGCAGCCCCGGTTTCGTCCGCAGCCTGACCCCGCAGGAACGCGCGCTGCGCCCGCTGCCCGAGTGA